A genomic region of Oenanthe melanoleuca isolate GR-GAL-2019-014 chromosome 25, OMel1.0, whole genome shotgun sequence contains the following coding sequences:
- the TMEM79 gene encoding LOW QUALITY PROTEIN: transmembrane protein 79 (The sequence of the model RefSeq protein was modified relative to this genomic sequence to represent the inferred CDS: deleted 1 base in 1 codon) translates to MAAADPALSPEEVALLELGKVALDKVPPAPDEHLGDPDATLPWDQCQQNARGQPELVETKRRSSPEGGQEEPEEAVPTCPTAQAEDEEVPPLPVVAAHVFVPIDPHCIEQSPFKQKQHPTPWPHEEGRGDRAPPGDRPRSHQHKQVFLPLGPSRYRDALGFGGRVAKPPAESHRCPCARDCGTDNLKVVASVVGALLFCPCLLYGAYIFLPFDAPLLPSTSARLVYTLRCTAFATFPIVLGMIVSGISRLCSSALEPFGELHREVEIHRTYVSQSVNLFILYFFNMAVLATYLPQELLKLIPLLTALFAISRLIFWVSYAIGRSFRAFGFSMTFLPLLAMLLWNLYGMFILEPENLLSVAAPTPEGPSKESRAKLRHWG, encoded by the exons ATGGCTGCTGCAgaccctgccctgtcccccgaggaggtggctctgctggagctggggaaggtggCCCTGGACAaggtgccaccagccccagaTGAACACCTGGGGGACCCTGatgccaccctgccatgggacCAGTGTCAGCAGAACGCCCGGGGCCAGCCAGAGCTCGTGGAGACGAAGAGGCGCTCGAGTCCCGAAGGGGGCCAGGAAGAGCCAGAGGAAGCTGTTCCCACCTGCCCCACGGCGCAGGCTGAGGACGAGGAGGTGCCCCCGCTGCCTGTGGTGGCAGCCCACGTCTTTGTGCCCATCGACCCGCACTGCATCGAGCAGAGCCCCTTCAAGCAGAAGCAGCACCCCACCCCGTGGCCCCACGAGGAGGGCAGGGGGGACCGTGCTCCTCCCGGTGACAGACCCAGGAGCCACCAGCACAAGCAGGTCTTCCTCCCCCTTGGCCCCTCGCGCTACCGGGACGCGCTGGGCTTTGGGGGGCGCGTGGCCAAGCCCCCGGCGGAG AGTCACAGGTGCCCGTGCGCCAGGGACTGCGGCACTGATAATCTCAAGGTCGTGGCCTCGGTGGTAGGGGCCCTGCTCTTCTGCCCTTGCCTGCTCTATGGGGCCTACATCTTCCTGCCCTTCGACGCGccgctgctgcccagcaccagcGCCCGCCTGGTGTACACGCTGCGCTGCACCGCCTTTGCCACCTTCCCCATCGTGCTGG GAATGATCGTCAGCGGCATCTCCcgcctctgctcctctgccctggagcCCTTTGGAGAGCTCCACAGGGAGGTGGAGATCCACCGCACTTACGTCTCCCAGTCTGTCAACCTCTTCATCCTCTACTTCTTCAacatggctgtgctggccacCTACCTGCCACAGGAGCTCCTCAAGCTCATTCCACTGCTCACAGCGCTCTTCGCCATCTCCCG gtTGATTTTCTGGGTGTCCTACGCCATCGGCCGCTCCTTCCGTGCCTTCGGCTTCAGCATGACCTTCCTGCcgctgctggccatgctgctctGGAACCTGTATGGCATGTTCATCCTGGAGCCCGAGAACCTGCTCTCCGTGGCAGCGCCAACGCCCGAGGGCCCCTCCAAGGAGAGCCGAGCCAAGCTGCGGCActggggctga